The following proteins come from a genomic window of Euryarchaeota archaeon:
- a CDS encoding circularly permuted type 2 ATP-grasp protein produces MKFDHYKTDGFYDEMFTADGKPREGASVLVDALEGFSDEEMRRRQQAADVAFLNQGITFTVYGDKEGRERIFPFDIVPRIVPASDWAVLERGLQQRIRALDRFVDDVYHDAHIIKDGVIPEAVVRTSKGFRDQCIGLDPPKGIWCHISGIDFVRDGDGRYYVLEDNLRTPSGVSYVLENREVMKKVLPEIMGRMSIKPVTQYPIQLLETLQHLSGKSDPTVVLLTPGIYNSAYFEHSYLAQKMGIELVEGSDLIVDGGEVKMRTTRGLRRVDVIYRRIDDDFLDPAAFRGDSLLGVRGLMDVYRAGNVALANAPGTGVADDKVVYPYVPSMIEHYLQEKPILPNVPTFVCWDDKQREHVLGNLDKLVVKAANESGGYGMLIGPSASKEEREAFAAKIRDNPRNYIAQPTLALSRVPTRIGNGFEGRHVDLRPYVLNGRSIHVLPGGLTRVALRKGSLVVNSSQGGGSKDTWVLADNGGQ; encoded by the coding sequence TTGAAGTTCGACCACTACAAGACCGACGGATTCTATGATGAGATGTTCACGGCCGACGGCAAACCCCGTGAGGGCGCCTCTGTGCTCGTCGACGCCCTCGAGGGCTTCAGCGACGAGGAGATGCGCCGGCGCCAGCAGGCGGCCGACGTCGCCTTCCTCAACCAGGGCATCACCTTCACGGTCTACGGCGACAAGGAAGGCCGGGAGCGGATATTCCCGTTCGACATCGTCCCACGGATCGTGCCCGCAAGCGATTGGGCCGTCCTGGAACGCGGCCTCCAACAACGCATCAGGGCGCTCGACCGTTTCGTCGACGACGTCTACCACGACGCCCACATAATCAAAGACGGCGTGATCCCGGAAGCGGTCGTCCGGACGAGCAAGGGGTTTCGCGACCAATGCATCGGCCTCGACCCGCCGAAAGGCATCTGGTGCCACATCTCCGGCATCGATTTTGTCCGCGACGGAGACGGGCGGTATTATGTGCTCGAGGACAACCTGCGAACCCCCTCCGGCGTGTCCTACGTCCTGGAGAACCGGGAGGTCATGAAGAAAGTCCTCCCGGAGATAATGGGCAGGATGAGCATCAAGCCCGTGACCCAGTACCCGATACAGCTCCTGGAGACGTTGCAGCACCTTTCAGGGAAAAGCGACCCCACCGTCGTCCTCCTCACGCCTGGCATCTACAACAGCGCCTACTTCGAACACTCGTACCTCGCCCAGAAGATGGGCATCGAACTCGTCGAGGGAAGCGATCTCATCGTCGACGGCGGCGAAGTGAAGATGAGGACGACGCGCGGCCTAAGGCGCGTGGACGTGATCTACCGGCGCATAGACGACGATTTCCTCGACCCGGCGGCGTTCCGGGGCGACTCGCTCCTAGGCGTTCGCGGCCTCATGGACGTCTACCGCGCGGGAAACGTAGCGCTCGCCAACGCCCCCGGCACCGGGGTCGCCGACGACAAGGTGGTCTACCCGTACGTCCCGTCCATGATCGAGCACTACCTGCAAGAGAAGCCGATCCTCCCAAACGTGCCGACGTTCGTGTGCTGGGACGACAAACAACGCGAGCACGTGCTCGGCAACCTCGACAAGTTGGTCGTCAAGGCCGCGAACGAATCCGGCGGCTACGGGATGCTCATCGGTCCCTCCGCATCGAAAGAGGAGCGCGAGGCCTTCGCCGCGAAGATCCGCGACAACCCGCGTAACTACATCGCGCAGCCCACCCTCGCGCTTTCCCGGGTCCCCACGAGGATCGGGAACGGCTTCGAGGGACGCCACGTGGATCTACGCCCCTACGTCCTCAACGGGAGATCGATCCATGTGCTCCCCGGGGGCCTCACGCGTGTGGCGCTCCGGAAGGGCTCGCTTGTCGTGAACTCGAGCCAAGGCGGCGGCAGCAAGGACACGTGGGTGCTTGCCGACAACGGAGGCCAGTGA
- a CDS encoding alpha-E domain-containing protein: MLSRVANAVYWMNRYIERAENVARFVDVNLNLTLDLPEGHADQWEPLVITAGDSLVFKKRFGPATKENVIHFLTFDSVNPNSILSCLRQARENGRSVREIISSEMWQQVNRSYLYLQDAIASGTAIQSPHEFFARVKMDCHLFTGIMDATMSHGEAWHFGRMGRLLERADKTSRLLDVKYFMLLPRPTDVGSAVDDLHWQAVLKSASALEMYRKDRRRRITPWDVADFLILDRQFPRSIRYCVTKAEESLQVIGGKPGRAFHNKAEKRLGRLRSELDYIDLKDVFQKGFHEFLDGIQTEINYVGDGIHDTFFAAITVDETAPVSGGPQ, from the coding sequence ATGCTCTCTCGGGTAGCCAACGCGGTCTATTGGATGAACCGCTACATCGAGCGGGCCGAGAACGTGGCGCGCTTCGTGGACGTGAACCTCAACTTGACGCTGGACCTTCCCGAGGGCCACGCGGACCAATGGGAGCCCCTCGTCATCACGGCGGGCGACAGCCTCGTCTTCAAGAAGCGCTTCGGTCCCGCCACGAAGGAGAACGTCATCCATTTCCTCACCTTTGACAGCGTGAACCCGAATTCGATCCTCTCATGCCTTCGCCAGGCCCGTGAGAACGGACGCAGTGTCCGCGAGATCATCTCGTCCGAGATGTGGCAGCAAGTGAACCGATCCTACCTTTACCTCCAGGACGCCATAGCGAGCGGCACGGCGATCCAGAGCCCTCACGAGTTCTTCGCCCGCGTCAAGATGGATTGCCACCTTTTCACCGGCATCATGGACGCGACGATGTCGCACGGCGAGGCATGGCATTTCGGAAGGATGGGCCGGCTCCTCGAACGCGCGGACAAGACATCGCGCCTTCTTGACGTGAAGTACTTCATGCTCCTACCTCGCCCCACGGACGTGGGCTCGGCGGTCGACGATCTCCATTGGCAGGCGGTCCTCAAGTCAGCGAGCGCCCTCGAGATGTACAGGAAGGACCGCCGACGGCGCATCACGCCGTGGGACGTCGCGGACTTCCTGATACTCGACCGCCAGTTCCCGAGATCAATCAGGTACTGCGTCACGAAGGCGGAGGAATCGCTGCAGGTCATCGGCGGAAAACCCGGCAGGGCCTTCCACAACAAGGCGGAGAAGCGGTTGGGACGACTCCGCTCCGAACTCGACTACATCGACCTCAAGGACGTCTTCCAGAAGGGTTTCCACGAGTTCCTCGATGGGATCCAAACGGAAATCAATTATGTCGGCGACGGGATCCACGACACGTTCTTCGCCGCGATCACTGTAGATGAAACGGCGCCGGTGAGCGGGGGCCCGCAGTAG
- a CDS encoding transglutaminase family protein, whose product MIIETSHETSYRYNSAVRLDLQTIRLKPRADARQRILHFDLHVSPDPTFRSEGIDEDGNVMVWVRIDGSLDRFDVKTFSRVETTPSRPEIEMLSRGVRKLPMELPGDEGVRLQRYFVPPWVGPEVKEYSERIADSTHRNTLDFLETLAFRIHKDHAYRARIEGPPLTPDVTLARREGSCRDFTVLFMESCRAQGIATRFVSGYHVRQRDNAGRELHAWTEAYLPGFGWQGYDPTIGQIVLERHVPVATASNPSGAAPVTGSFWGNNVTSTLFFKVDARILTANPPATF is encoded by the coding sequence ATGATAATCGAGACAAGTCACGAAACGTCGTACAGGTACAATTCCGCCGTCCGGCTCGACCTTCAGACCATACGGTTGAAGCCCCGCGCCGACGCACGCCAGAGGATCCTGCACTTCGACCTTCACGTCTCCCCGGATCCGACGTTCCGCAGCGAGGGCATCGACGAGGATGGGAACGTGATGGTCTGGGTCCGCATCGACGGAAGCCTGGACCGCTTCGACGTGAAGACTTTCTCCCGAGTAGAGACGACGCCCTCCCGGCCCGAAATCGAGATGCTCTCGCGAGGAGTTCGGAAACTGCCGATGGAACTTCCGGGCGACGAGGGCGTGAGGCTTCAGCGTTACTTCGTTCCCCCCTGGGTCGGACCCGAGGTCAAGGAGTACTCCGAGCGCATCGCCGATTCGACGCACAGGAACACATTGGATTTCCTGGAGACGCTCGCGTTCCGCATCCACAAGGACCACGCGTACCGGGCGCGTATCGAGGGCCCTCCGCTCACCCCGGACGTGACGCTCGCAAGACGCGAGGGCAGTTGCCGCGACTTCACGGTCCTCTTCATGGAAAGCTGCAGGGCGCAGGGGATCGCGACGCGGTTCGTGAGCGGTTACCACGTGAGGCAACGCGACAATGCAGGCCGGGAACTGCACGCGTGGACGGAAGCCTACTTGCCGGGCTTCGGGTGGCAGGGCTACGACCCGACCATCGGGCAGATCGTGCTCGAAAGACACGTGCCGGTCGCGACGGCGTCGAACCCCAGCGGGGCGGCGCCTGTCACGGGAAGTTTCTGGGGCAACAACGTCACCTCCACGCTCTTTTTCAAGGTAGACGCGCGGATCCTCACCGCGAACCCGCCCGCCACGTTCTGA
- a CDS encoding ribonuclease H-like domain-containing protein — MVSESGLLFDADYVTVDGRAWVRLWVKSGGRVIRVLDPTFEPYFYLVPDGVDSLDKLRAAAARLSDGNARVEKAIEVEVKEGLRPVRVVKLVTHHPSDVPKLRERAAQLPGAVAWREADILFRNRYLIDRDLVPMNGVTFEGEWRDKAKGEFVATKVEAAPPPKDEALRLLAFDLEVHNPKVVPDPGKDEIVIIAIARSDGKVQSLESKTGDKALIEAFVREIHDFDPDVLVTYNGDNFDWPYLVARAGAHGIGLGVGRDGSEPDVLQLGPAKTVRITGRAGGDLYKIAQRDLPDVKVKTLKNVAEHLKVKLKSERVMIPKEEIWKYWDDPEKRKTLVAYARDDVTSTLDLAAKLLPMQVELARLIRQPLDEVVGMGRGRQVEWFLLSEAHHLGLIAPNKQFSEDEAYEGGVVLDPKPGIYDDVVVLDFSAMYPSIMISYNISPDTVLLPGEDTPHFTAPEVGYRFRKEPDGFFKKILQRLVDERRSIKADMKKTAPDSAEHAYLDIRQKTVKVLTNSFYGYTGWAAARWYKRECADGTAAWGRNLIMQVVDKAKARGINVIYGDTDSLFVTNTPDIDMFAAEVNAELPLELDRQEEFESILFTGAKKRYAGLTKKGALVVKGLEVKRGDWCALAQRIQEECLERVLRDRDPGAAATFVKATVARLRAGDFTLDEVTINKGLTMSLASYKTKGAHVLAVERAIAENPGYKPQIGAKVSFVIVKPGPAEKSSSKAKVPSDSLLRDRARLVEFLKPGEEPDPEYYVEKQVVPAAVRILEQFGFDAESLRGGPAGGKATPKKQPSLQDWF; from the coding sequence GTGGTCTCCGAATCCGGCCTCCTCTTCGACGCCGACTACGTGACGGTCGACGGCCGGGCCTGGGTCCGCCTCTGGGTGAAGTCGGGCGGGCGCGTCATACGCGTCCTCGACCCCACCTTCGAACCGTACTTCTACCTCGTCCCCGACGGAGTCGATTCGCTTGACAAGCTCCGAGCGGCTGCGGCGAGGCTCTCTGACGGGAATGCCCGCGTCGAGAAGGCCATCGAAGTTGAGGTGAAGGAAGGCCTGAGACCCGTACGGGTCGTGAAACTGGTTACTCACCACCCTTCCGATGTCCCGAAGCTACGCGAGCGCGCCGCACAACTTCCGGGCGCCGTCGCGTGGCGAGAAGCCGACATCCTGTTCCGCAACCGCTACCTCATCGACCGCGACCTCGTCCCAATGAACGGGGTCACGTTTGAGGGTGAATGGCGCGACAAGGCCAAAGGCGAGTTCGTCGCGACGAAAGTGGAGGCCGCGCCGCCACCAAAAGATGAGGCCCTTCGCCTACTTGCTTTCGACCTCGAGGTCCACAACCCCAAGGTGGTCCCCGATCCCGGGAAAGACGAGATCGTCATCATAGCGATCGCCCGCTCGGACGGAAAGGTGCAATCGCTCGAGAGCAAGACAGGGGACAAAGCACTCATCGAGGCTTTCGTTCGCGAGATCCATGACTTCGACCCGGACGTCCTCGTGACGTACAATGGTGACAACTTCGATTGGCCCTACCTAGTCGCGCGTGCGGGAGCCCACGGGATCGGCCTCGGCGTGGGGCGCGACGGCTCGGAGCCCGACGTCCTGCAGCTCGGGCCCGCGAAGACCGTGCGCATAACGGGTCGTGCCGGCGGCGACCTGTACAAGATCGCGCAACGGGATCTGCCGGACGTCAAGGTCAAGACGTTGAAGAACGTCGCCGAGCACCTCAAGGTGAAACTCAAATCCGAACGCGTCATGATCCCGAAGGAAGAGATCTGGAAATACTGGGACGATCCCGAGAAAAGGAAGACGTTGGTGGCCTACGCCCGTGACGACGTGACCTCCACTCTCGACCTCGCAGCAAAACTCCTCCCCATGCAAGTAGAACTCGCCCGCCTCATCCGCCAGCCCCTCGACGAGGTCGTCGGTATGGGCCGCGGCCGACAGGTGGAGTGGTTCCTCCTCTCGGAAGCCCACCACCTGGGGCTCATCGCGCCGAACAAGCAGTTCAGCGAGGACGAGGCGTACGAGGGAGGCGTCGTATTGGACCCGAAACCCGGCATCTACGACGACGTCGTGGTCCTCGACTTCTCCGCGATGTACCCGAGCATCATGATAAGCTACAACATCTCGCCCGACACGGTCTTGCTCCCCGGCGAGGACACGCCCCACTTCACGGCGCCCGAGGTAGGTTACCGTTTCCGCAAGGAGCCCGACGGGTTCTTCAAGAAGATCCTTCAGCGGCTCGTCGACGAGCGACGTTCCATCAAGGCCGACATGAAGAAGACGGCCCCCGATTCGGCCGAGCACGCGTATCTCGACATCCGGCAGAAGACCGTGAAGGTGCTCACGAACTCGTTCTACGGTTACACCGGTTGGGCGGCCGCGCGTTGGTACAAACGCGAATGCGCCGATGGAACCGCGGCGTGGGGGCGTAACCTAATCATGCAAGTGGTCGACAAGGCCAAGGCGAGGGGCATCAACGTGATCTATGGCGACACCGACTCGCTGTTCGTCACGAACACGCCCGACATCGACATGTTCGCGGCCGAGGTGAACGCGGAGCTTCCGCTCGAACTCGACCGGCAGGAGGAGTTCGAATCCATCTTGTTCACGGGCGCGAAGAAACGTTACGCGGGCCTCACGAAGAAGGGCGCCTTGGTCGTGAAGGGCCTCGAAGTGAAGAGGGGCGACTGGTGCGCTCTCGCCCAACGCATCCAGGAGGAATGCCTGGAACGGGTCTTGCGGGACCGCGATCCCGGTGCCGCCGCGACGTTCGTGAAGGCCACCGTCGCCCGGCTGCGGGCCGGGGATTTTACGCTCGATGAGGTGACGATAAACAAGGGGCTCACGATGAGTCTCGCAAGCTACAAGACGAAAGGCGCGCACGTCCTTGCGGTGGAACGGGCCATTGCGGAGAACCCCGGTTACAAGCCGCAGATCGGCGCGAAAGTCAGTTTCGTCATCGTGAAACCGGGGCCGGCCGAAAAGAGTTCGAGCAAGGCGAAGGTCCCGAGCGACTCGCTACTACGCGACCGCGCCCGACTTGTCGAATTCCTGAAACCGGGCGAGGA